The following proteins are co-located in the Streptomyces sp. NBC_01198 genome:
- a CDS encoding DUF6882 domain-containing protein translates to MIEQLGRAHMPWGLGSADRWDLDQTTGMITWTFPDKTATAPAQILGSFSPGSVSWLWAWADQSILPDMSRDARIFRDWAEANGHPALAQPKIEADETAAATLVALAVRVTEATGYYRGPGGNSAVIITFGPVTLTAADGSVSDFNISVG, encoded by the coding sequence ATGATCGAACAGCTGGGTCGTGCGCACATGCCCTGGGGCCTGGGATCGGCGGACCGTTGGGATCTCGACCAGACGACGGGCATGATCACTTGGACCTTCCCCGACAAGACAGCCACGGCGCCGGCACAGATTCTCGGGAGCTTCAGCCCGGGCTCGGTCTCATGGCTGTGGGCCTGGGCTGACCAGAGCATCCTCCCCGACATGAGCCGAGACGCGCGCATCTTCCGGGACTGGGCAGAGGCCAACGGGCATCCCGCTCTCGCCCAGCCGAAGATCGAGGCCGATGAGACGGCCGCTGCAACGCTCGTGGCCTTGGCAGTTCGGGTCACCGAGGCGACCGGCTACTACCGGGGCCCGGGAGGCAACTCCGCCGTCATCATCACGTTCGGTCCGGTCACCCTGACCGCCGCGGACGGCAGCGTCTCCGACTTCAACATCAGCGTCGGCTAA
- a CDS encoding class I SAM-dependent methyltransferase: MTTSSRAHSFNAAADQYAASRPSYPPALFDCIEQLASRSLAGARVADIGAGTGIATALLRERGADVIAVEPGDAMAAKFHTVLPDVPLIRGDGNALPLADASQDLLTYAQSWQWTDTTRSVPEALRVLLPDGALAIWWNTTAFDVPWIREQHQRIAHHCGVKPTSRVRPDDSNAIRLAGLSGLRVARRQVRWSRVVSLDSHLANISSRSAFLVLAEDDRRAFLSGERRRLREFFPDEVVEETYVVDLLVATRP, encoded by the coding sequence ATGACCACCAGCTCACGTGCCCATTCGTTTAACGCGGCGGCTGACCAGTACGCGGCCAGCCGGCCTTCGTATCCTCCCGCGCTCTTCGACTGCATCGAACAGCTCGCGAGCCGTTCCCTGGCCGGTGCCCGCGTCGCCGATATCGGCGCGGGCACCGGAATCGCCACCGCTCTGCTGCGTGAGCGCGGGGCTGACGTGATCGCCGTTGAGCCCGGCGACGCCATGGCCGCCAAGTTCCACACCGTGCTCCCGGATGTGCCGCTCATCAGAGGTGACGGCAACGCCCTCCCCCTCGCGGACGCCTCGCAGGACCTCCTTACCTACGCGCAGTCCTGGCAGTGGACCGACACCACCCGCTCGGTCCCAGAGGCACTGCGGGTCCTGCTGCCGGACGGTGCGCTCGCGATCTGGTGGAACACCACCGCCTTCGACGTGCCCTGGATCCGAGAGCAGCACCAGCGGATCGCGCACCACTGCGGAGTGAAGCCGACTTCTCGGGTGCGTCCCGACGACAGCAACGCCATCCGGCTCGCGGGCCTGTCGGGGCTCCGGGTCGCGCGCCGCCAGGTGCGGTGGAGCCGTGTGGTCTCCCTCGACAGCCACCTTGCCAATATCAGCAGCCGCTCGGCGTTCCTTGTACTTGCCGAGGACGACAGGCGTGCCTTTCTCTCCGGGGAGCGCAGGCGACTGCGCGAGTTCTTCCCCGACGAGGTGGTCGAAGAGACCTACGTGGTTGACCTGCTGGTGGCCACGCGTCCGTGA